The following coding sequences lie in one Thalassoglobus polymorphus genomic window:
- a CDS encoding phosphatidylglycerophosphatase A family protein, with amino-acid sequence MSEIKGKPIATPPSTIFERVLFLLSIGLGLGAARKAPGTVGSLWGPLLALGLQYINGHPAMMLLYGIVLYVIGIPICAAGIRYYQTGDPKHVVFDEIAAFPFVFLFVPVTWGTAVAGFVLFRIFDISKLWPVNRFEKLPGPWGVMSDDTIAGILAGLVLTALWLLLGAF; translated from the coding sequence GTGAGTGAAATCAAAGGGAAACCGATTGCCACTCCACCTTCGACGATCTTCGAACGAGTGTTATTCTTACTGTCAATTGGTCTCGGCCTGGGAGCCGCTCGCAAGGCGCCGGGGACGGTTGGGAGTCTTTGGGGGCCGCTGCTCGCACTGGGGTTACAGTACATCAATGGGCATCCCGCGATGATGTTGCTTTATGGGATCGTTCTGTATGTGATAGGCATTCCGATTTGTGCTGCCGGAATTCGGTACTATCAAACAGGTGACCCCAAGCATGTCGTCTTTGATGAGATCGCAGCGTTCCCGTTCGTGTTTCTGTTTGTGCCAGTCACTTGGGGAACTGCTGTTGCCGGATTCGTTTTGTTTCGAATCTTTGATATCTCAAAACTCTGGCCAGTCAACCGCTTCGAAAAACTCCCCGGCCCATGGGGAGTGATGTCAGATGACACGATCGCTGGCATTCTCGCTGGGCTGGTGTTGACTGCTCTCTGGTTGCTCCTTGGAGCTTTTTGA
- a CDS encoding Rieske (2Fe-2S) protein has protein sequence MSNWIEIAKVADVAVGSGKELTVGDRIVALFNVDGQFHAIDGICAHAGGPVGDGELSGCIVTCPWHGWQYDVSTGAMCLNDQIRLESFPVKVEGDSVLVEMS, from the coding sequence ATGTCAAACTGGATCGAAATCGCAAAGGTTGCAGATGTTGCAGTCGGCAGTGGTAAGGAATTGACGGTCGGCGATCGCATCGTGGCGTTGTTCAATGTCGATGGGCAGTTTCACGCGATTGATGGAATTTGTGCCCATGCTGGCGGTCCCGTTGGGGATGGCGAGCTTTCTGGGTGCATCGTCACCTGCCCCTGGCATGGCTGGCAATATGACGTTTCAACCGGAGCAATGTGTCTGAATGATCAGATTCGACTGGAATCGTTTCCGGTCAAAGTCGAAGGAGACTCAGTCTTGGTGGAAATGTCGTGA
- a CDS encoding glycosyltransferase family 2 protein has product MDLSVITATCQRPEFLSHCLHQFAQQSRGGLECEHLVISDGPDSHARCLAERSGARYFELNSPTGQWGAAAKDLGIVQACGRYVCFWDDDNIFEPHALISLFAAVQNAEIGIVRTRHRFRKSPGSVVIPRNWRGEFRLGDIDTMCLCVETTLARKEPWESEVAKISNDHGWLMKLMTHQPKINYLPILIGQHV; this is encoded by the coding sequence ATGGACCTCTCTGTCATTACCGCCACTTGTCAGCGCCCGGAGTTTCTTTCGCATTGCCTGCATCAGTTTGCTCAGCAGTCGCGGGGTGGACTTGAATGTGAGCATCTCGTCATTTCGGATGGTCCCGATAGTCACGCAAGATGTCTAGCTGAGCGGTCAGGGGCAAGATATTTTGAGCTGAACTCACCAACTGGTCAGTGGGGGGCAGCCGCTAAGGATCTTGGGATCGTGCAGGCTTGCGGTCGCTATGTCTGTTTCTGGGATGATGATAATATCTTCGAGCCACACGCTTTGATAAGTTTATTCGCAGCTGTTCAAAACGCTGAGATCGGAATTGTTCGGACTCGGCATCGATTTCGAAAAAGTCCAGGAAGTGTGGTGATTCCAAGAAATTGGAGAGGAGAGTTTCGCTTAGGTGATATTGATACGATGTGTCTTTGTGTCGAAACGACCCTGGCGAGAAAGGAGCCTTGGGAATCGGAGGTGGCGAAGATTTCAAATGATCATGGATGGCTGATGAAGCTGATGACACATCAACCGAAAATTAACTATCTTCCTATTCTGATCGGTCAACATGTGTGA
- the tdh gene encoding L-threonine 3-dehydrogenase: protein MKALVKRKSEVGLWLEDAPMPTVDSNEVLVRIEKTGICGTDLHIYNWDEWAQKTIPVPMVVGHEFVGEIVEVGANVRDFYPGEIVSGEGHVVCGHCRNCLAGRRHLCAETSGIGVNRPGAFAEYISIPQTNVWHHAEGIDREIASIFDPFGNAVHTALSFDILGEDVLITGAGPIGCMAAAVVKYAGARFVVVTDVNPWRLELAKKMGATRVIDVRNESIENVQKELGMKEGFDVGLEMSGNESAFQGMLKNMCHGGKIAMLGIPPKPIAIDWNLVIFNMLTIKGIYGREMYETWYKMTVMLQGGLDISPVVTHRFPVDDFEKGFEVMNSGQSGKVILDWKST, encoded by the coding sequence ATGAAGGCTCTTGTAAAACGTAAATCTGAAGTCGGCCTCTGGCTGGAAGACGCCCCGATGCCGACCGTCGACTCGAATGAAGTTCTTGTTCGAATCGAGAAGACCGGTATTTGCGGGACTGATTTACACATCTACAACTGGGACGAGTGGGCCCAGAAGACAATCCCTGTCCCGATGGTTGTCGGACATGAATTTGTTGGTGAGATCGTTGAAGTCGGAGCGAATGTTCGCGACTTCTACCCGGGAGAGATCGTCAGTGGCGAAGGGCATGTTGTTTGTGGGCATTGCCGAAACTGCCTTGCCGGAAGAAGACACCTCTGTGCAGAAACTTCGGGGATCGGTGTGAATCGCCCCGGAGCGTTCGCTGAGTATATCTCGATTCCACAAACCAACGTCTGGCATCACGCTGAAGGAATCGATCGCGAGATTGCTTCGATCTTCGACCCATTTGGAAATGCGGTCCACACCGCTCTTTCATTTGATATTCTGGGAGAAGATGTTCTGATCACCGGTGCAGGTCCTATTGGGTGTATGGCAGCTGCTGTGGTGAAGTATGCTGGCGCGAGGTTCGTCGTCGTGACTGATGTGAACCCGTGGCGACTGGAACTTGCCAAAAAAATGGGCGCCACGCGGGTGATCGATGTGAGAAACGAATCGATTGAGAACGTACAAAAAGAATTGGGAATGAAAGAAGGCTTCGACGTCGGTCTCGAAATGTCGGGCAATGAATCGGCGTTTCAAGGAATGCTCAAAAACATGTGTCACGGCGGGAAAATTGCAATGCTCGGAATTCCCCCGAAGCCGATCGCGATCGACTGGAATCTCGTGATCTTCAACATGCTGACCATCAAAGGGATCTACGGACGTGAAATGTACGAGACGTGGTACAAAATGACGGTCATGCTCCAGGGAGGCCTCGACATCTCTCCAGTCGTAACGCATCGTTTCCCGGTCGATGATTTCGAAAAAGGGTTCGAAGTGATGAACTCCGGTCAGTCTGGTAAAGTGATCCTGGATTGGAAATCGACTTAG